Proteins encoded within one genomic window of Mycolicibacterium aubagnense:
- a CDS encoding thiolase C-terminal domain-containing protein has protein sequence MGIRPLTRIPLPQVTPENEFYWTAGADGALRITACEKCNALIHPPAPVCRYCRERKMGVRTVSGLATLIGFTLNQRFSIPGLPAPYVVAQVALVEDPRVRLTTNIIDCDPEQLALGQQVEVVFEQHEDVWLPLFRPVAAQPAPAPLPTDEIEPQDFAKHVRPMTTTEKFEDKAAITGIGASQMGRRLMLDPLALTIEACENAIADAGLTMADIDGLSTWPGAGLPGPFGEGGVTALETALGLKPTWYNGGPETFGPGGSVIAAMLAVAGGLARHVLCFRTLWQATYDELMKQGKAAPMGGTRTTSWQLPFGATSAAHTLAQNAQRHMRRYGTTRETLGWIALNQRANAALNPTAIYRNPMTMDDYLNARPITTPFGLYDCDVPCDASIAVIVSAVDVARDLAKPPIRVEAVGTQILEPIEWDQSTLTHEPQVLGQAAHLWTRTNLRPKDVDVAELYDGFTFNCLSWIEALGFCGIGEAKDFLASGTNIARDGVLPLNTHGGQLSHGRTHGMGLVYEAISQLRGEAGERQVADARVAVVSSGGLTPSGVLLLRTDS, from the coding sequence ATGGGGATTCGTCCGTTGACTCGCATACCGCTGCCGCAAGTGACGCCTGAGAACGAGTTCTATTGGACCGCAGGGGCCGACGGCGCGCTGCGCATCACCGCATGCGAGAAGTGCAACGCGCTGATCCATCCGCCGGCGCCGGTCTGCCGCTACTGCCGCGAGCGAAAGATGGGCGTCCGCACGGTGTCCGGTCTCGCGACGCTCATCGGCTTCACGCTCAACCAGCGATTCAGCATTCCCGGGTTGCCGGCTCCCTATGTGGTCGCCCAGGTGGCGCTGGTCGAAGATCCGCGAGTCCGCTTGACCACCAACATCATCGACTGCGATCCCGAGCAGTTGGCGCTGGGCCAGCAGGTGGAAGTCGTCTTCGAGCAGCACGAGGACGTGTGGCTGCCGCTGTTCCGCCCAGTCGCCGCCCAACCGGCGCCGGCTCCGCTGCCGACCGACGAGATCGAACCGCAGGACTTCGCCAAGCACGTGCGGCCGATGACCACCACCGAGAAGTTCGAAGACAAGGCCGCCATCACCGGTATCGGCGCCTCGCAGATGGGCCGCCGCCTGATGCTGGACCCGCTGGCGCTGACCATCGAGGCGTGCGAGAACGCCATCGCCGATGCCGGGTTGACCATGGCAGACATCGACGGGCTCTCGACCTGGCCCGGCGCGGGTCTCCCCGGCCCCTTCGGCGAGGGCGGGGTGACCGCGCTGGAGACCGCCCTGGGCCTCAAGCCGACCTGGTACAACGGCGGACCCGAGACCTTCGGGCCCGGCGGCTCGGTCATCGCGGCCATGCTGGCCGTCGCCGGTGGCTTGGCCCGCCACGTGCTGTGCTTCCGCACCCTGTGGCAGGCCACGTACGACGAACTCATGAAGCAGGGCAAGGCCGCGCCGATGGGCGGTACCCGCACCACCAGCTGGCAGCTGCCGTTCGGTGCGACATCGGCCGCACACACCCTGGCGCAGAACGCGCAACGCCATATGCGCCGCTACGGCACCACCAGGGAGACACTCGGCTGGATTGCGTTGAACCAGCGCGCGAATGCCGCGCTGAACCCGACTGCCATCTACCGCAATCCGATGACCATGGACGACTATCTGAACGCCCGGCCCATCACCACGCCGTTCGGGCTCTACGACTGCGACGTGCCGTGCGACGCGTCCATCGCCGTCATCGTGTCGGCCGTCGACGTGGCCCGCGACCTCGCCAAGCCGCCGATCCGCGTCGAAGCGGTCGGCACACAAATTCTCGAGCCGATCGAGTGGGACCAGAGCACGCTGACCCACGAACCGCAGGTGCTCGGCCAGGCCGCCCACCTGTGGACCCGAACCAACTTGAGGCCCAAGGATGTTGACGTCGCCGAACTGTACGACGGGTTCACGTTCAACTGTCTGTCCTGGATCGAAGCACTCGGGTTCTGCGGTATCGGTGAGGCCAAGGACTTCCTTGCCAGCGGCACCAACATCGCCCGCGATGGCGTGCTGCCCCTGAACACCCACGGCGGTCAGTTGTCGCATGGCCGCACCCACGGTATGGGCCTGGTTTACGAGGCGATTTCGCAGTTGCGCGGCGAGGCCGGTGAGCGTCAGGTCGCCGACGCCCGCGTGGCGGTGGTCAGCAGTGGCGGCCTCACTCCCAGCGGGGTGCTTCTCCTACGGACCGACTCATGA
- a CDS encoding alpha/beta hydrolase, giving the protein MSAASSASGSPIRTVPRMVRVGDVMMSGLIAEAEEPRAVIVAVHGGGSSAAYFDCPGHPRLSLMRTAAALGYTVVALDRPGYGASDAYPDAIVQPEQRIALGYGAVDAMLGPRNRGAGVFLLGHSNGCELALRMAVDERAPRADVFGIALAGTGLRYQDAAMEMLKSASVTHRPPGLRELLWHPAELYPPLTNTPNARSGARYEAAMVQDWPRSDFPALAAKVRVPVHFTVAEHERVWQTDPNALAAISGLFTAAPRMTVHHQVGAGHNISVSVGAAAYHLTILAFIEECLANQRSTTVTSEVG; this is encoded by the coding sequence ATGAGCGCGGCGAGTAGCGCATCCGGATCGCCCATCCGCACTGTGCCGCGGATGGTCCGCGTCGGCGACGTCATGATGTCAGGGCTGATCGCCGAAGCTGAGGAGCCACGCGCCGTCATCGTCGCCGTACACGGCGGTGGCAGCAGCGCAGCGTATTTCGATTGTCCGGGGCACCCACGACTGTCGCTGATGCGCACCGCGGCGGCACTCGGCTACACGGTCGTCGCACTGGACCGCCCCGGATACGGGGCGTCCGACGCCTACCCCGATGCCATCGTGCAGCCGGAGCAGCGGATCGCCCTCGGCTACGGCGCGGTGGACGCGATGCTCGGGCCCAGGAACCGTGGCGCCGGCGTATTCCTGCTCGGTCACTCCAACGGTTGCGAGCTGGCGCTCCGCATGGCCGTCGACGAACGAGCGCCCCGGGCAGATGTTTTCGGCATCGCGTTGGCCGGTACCGGCCTGCGCTATCAGGACGCCGCCATGGAGATGCTCAAGTCGGCGTCGGTCACCCACCGCCCGCCCGGGCTGCGCGAACTGCTGTGGCACCCGGCAGAGCTCTATCCGCCGTTGACGAACACCCCCAATGCGCGCAGCGGCGCCCGGTACGAGGCCGCGATGGTGCAGGACTGGCCCCGCAGTGACTTCCCGGCGCTCGCCGCCAAGGTCCGGGTACCGGTGCACTTCACCGTCGCCGAGCATGAACGGGTCTGGCAGACGGACCCGAATGCCCTCGCGGCCATCAGCGGGTTGTTCACCGCCGCACCGCGGATGACGGTCCACCACCAGGTTGGGGCGGGCCACAACATCAGCGTTTCGGTAGGGGCTGCGGCCTACCACCTCACCATCCTGGCGTTCATCGAGGAATGTCTGGCCAACCAGCGCAGCACCACAGTCACATCGGAGGTCGGTTAG
- a CDS encoding NAD(P)-dependent oxidoreductase codes for MRVGFIGLGSQGAPMARRIVAAGYPLTLWARRAASLEPFADTTAKVVETPSELAAVSDLVSICVVGDDDVRQVLDGDNGIFAGLAPGGIIAIHSTVHPDTCCDLAKSAADRGISLIDAPVSGGGPAAAAGRLLVMVGGEPDVVERCRPVFATYADPIVHLGDVGSGQVTKLLNNLLFTANIATAKSTLDLGQALGVSVDSLAAVITQGSANSFALGRIAQFGGSLDVLKSVAADLLTKDVRLIADLAEAAGATPGAVLESADAALGLMGRTR; via the coding sequence GTGCGAGTCGGGTTCATCGGTCTCGGCAGCCAGGGCGCGCCGATGGCGCGCCGCATCGTGGCAGCGGGATATCCACTGACATTGTGGGCCCGGCGGGCGGCCTCCCTCGAACCGTTCGCCGACACCACAGCCAAGGTCGTGGAGACGCCGTCCGAGTTGGCTGCAGTCAGCGACCTGGTCTCTATCTGCGTGGTCGGAGACGACGACGTGCGCCAGGTGCTGGACGGAGACAACGGCATCTTCGCCGGATTGGCACCCGGTGGCATCATCGCCATCCACAGCACCGTGCATCCAGACACCTGCTGCGATCTCGCCAAATCCGCAGCAGACAGGGGGATTTCACTGATCGATGCGCCGGTCAGCGGCGGTGGTCCGGCCGCCGCCGCAGGCCGTCTCCTCGTAATGGTCGGCGGCGAGCCTGACGTCGTTGAGCGCTGTCGACCGGTGTTCGCCACGTACGCCGACCCGATCGTTCACCTCGGCGACGTCGGTTCGGGTCAGGTGACCAAACTGCTGAACAACCTGCTGTTCACCGCCAATATCGCGACCGCGAAATCCACCCTGGACCTGGGCCAGGCGCTGGGCGTCTCAGTGGACAGCCTCGCCGCGGTGATCACCCAAGGGTCGGCCAACAGCTTCGCGCTCGGCCGCATCGCGCAATTCGGCGGCAGCCTGGACGTCCTCAAATCCGTGGCAGCGGACCTGCTGACAAAAGACGTGCGCCTGATCGCGGACCTCGCCGAGGCCGCCGGCGCCACACCGGGGGCGGTGCTCGAATCCGCCGATGCCGCACTGGGTTTGATGGGCCGAACGCGGTGA
- a CDS encoding NAD(P)-dependent oxidoreductase: MNTVGFVGAGRMGGAMVGRLVAAGHEVNVLARTPEKSAAITALGATPVIDLAAICAGADTVVICVFTDEQVRDVADALVADLRPGTVLVIHTTCSPRTAETLADRGVDVIDAAVSGGPHDIAAGRLTLFVGGSDAAVARARPVLSCYGDPIIHTGPPGTGQRVKLVNNALFAAQIGLISAAVELGERLGVPESTLLTALPHASAGSRALDSISRAGSAASFRAVVGEFLSKDVATVRATAAELGTGLGVLDTIIDTGMAPTGGSNPA, translated from the coding sequence GTGAACACGGTCGGCTTCGTCGGGGCGGGACGCATGGGTGGCGCCATGGTCGGCCGCCTCGTCGCGGCCGGCCACGAGGTGAACGTCCTGGCACGCACACCGGAGAAGAGCGCGGCCATCACCGCACTCGGCGCGACCCCGGTCATCGACCTGGCCGCCATCTGTGCAGGCGCCGACACGGTCGTCATCTGTGTCTTCACCGACGAGCAGGTCCGGGACGTCGCCGATGCCCTGGTGGCCGACCTGCGCCCGGGCACCGTCCTGGTCATCCACACCACCTGCAGCCCGCGCACTGCCGAGACCCTCGCTGACCGCGGCGTGGACGTCATCGACGCCGCGGTCAGCGGCGGTCCGCACGATATCGCCGCGGGCCGGTTGACGTTGTTCGTCGGCGGCTCCGACGCCGCGGTCGCGCGAGCCAGGCCCGTCCTGTCGTGTTACGGCGACCCGATCATCCACACCGGCCCGCCGGGCACGGGCCAGCGGGTCAAGCTCGTCAACAATGCGTTGTTCGCGGCTCAGATCGGGTTGATCAGCGCCGCAGTCGAACTCGGCGAGCGACTGGGCGTCCCCGAATCTACGCTGCTGACCGCCCTGCCCCACGCCAGCGCGGGCAGCCGCGCGCTGGACAGCATCTCGCGAGCGGGTTCGGCCGCGTCGTTCCGCGCGGTCGTCGGCGAGTTCCTGAGCAAGGACGTGGCGACGGTCCGAGCCACCGCGGCTGAGTTGGGCACCGGCCTGGGCGTGCTCGACACCATCATCGACACCGGCATGGCGCCGACGGGAGGGAGCAATCCAGCATGA
- a CDS encoding cytochrome P450 has translation MTATKLVFDPFSEDFFNGPWETYRRMRTEAPVYYSEEHDFYALSRHDDVAPAYRDFETYSSAYGADLAQVRTGVEMPGNMRMIIFMDPPEHRHIRSLLNKVFTPRAIQSQGDMVRAKIDKYLNRLDPHGFDAVQDFTGPFPVEVITNMMGVPEEEAQQVRYWIDESLHREIGQVESSEEGIQAYIDSAAFYFELARQRKEAPGDDLISRLLAAETEREDGTITKLEDYEIAGFASLLGGAGAETVTKLVGNAVYLFARHPEQWQKLLEDRSKIPAAVEELLRYEAPSQYNVRRSMKDVQLHGTTIPEGAPVFLLGGSANRDPEAWTDADTFDIDRNHTEAQNLGFGYGIHSCLGAALARMESAVALDALLDFMPRYEIDWDGCRRVHMQNVMGWQNVPVRVLR, from the coding sequence ATGACCGCAACGAAACTCGTGTTCGACCCGTTCTCCGAGGACTTCTTCAACGGACCATGGGAGACCTACCGGCGAATGCGTACAGAAGCACCGGTCTATTACAGCGAGGAACACGACTTCTACGCGCTGTCCCGGCACGACGACGTCGCTCCTGCCTACCGCGACTTCGAGACCTATTCGTCGGCGTACGGTGCGGACCTGGCACAGGTGCGCACGGGGGTCGAGATGCCGGGCAACATGCGGATGATCATCTTCATGGATCCGCCCGAGCACCGCCACATCCGTAGCCTGCTGAACAAGGTGTTCACCCCGCGGGCAATCCAGTCGCAGGGCGACATGGTCCGCGCGAAGATCGACAAGTACCTGAACCGCCTCGATCCCCACGGATTCGACGCGGTACAGGACTTCACCGGACCGTTCCCCGTCGAGGTGATCACCAACATGATGGGCGTGCCCGAGGAGGAGGCCCAGCAGGTGCGGTACTGGATCGATGAATCGCTGCACCGCGAAATCGGTCAGGTCGAAAGCTCGGAGGAGGGTATCCAGGCCTATATCGACAGTGCGGCTTTCTATTTCGAACTGGCGCGCCAACGCAAAGAAGCACCGGGCGACGACTTGATCAGCCGCCTCCTGGCGGCCGAGACCGAACGCGAAGACGGCACCATCACCAAGCTCGAGGACTACGAGATCGCCGGATTCGCTTCATTGCTGGGCGGTGCCGGCGCCGAGACGGTGACCAAGTTGGTCGGTAACGCGGTCTACCTGTTCGCCCGTCATCCCGAGCAGTGGCAGAAGCTGTTGGAAGATCGCAGCAAGATCCCCGCCGCCGTCGAGGAGCTGTTGCGGTACGAGGCACCATCGCAGTACAACGTGCGCCGCAGTATGAAAGACGTACAGCTACACGGCACGACAATTCCCGAGGGCGCTCCGGTGTTCCTGCTCGGCGGTTCCGCCAACCGAGACCCCGAGGCGTGGACCGACGCCGACACTTTCGATATCGACCGCAACCACACCGAGGCCCAGAACCTCGGTTTCGGGTATGGCATCCACAGCTGCCTTGGGGCGGCGCTGGCGCGCATGGAGAGTGCCGTCGCGCTTGATGCATTACTGGACTTCATGCCGCGTTACGAAATCGATTGGGACGGTTGCAGACGCGTCCACATGCAGAATGTGATGGGATGGCAGAACGTCCCGGTCCGGGTGCTGCGATGA
- a CDS encoding ferredoxin: protein MSKVSVDFGLCESNGVCAGIIPDVFHLDDQDYLHIRQDEVTPANRDRILEAVRQCPRQAISITEDPA from the coding sequence ATGAGCAAGGTGAGCGTCGACTTCGGGCTGTGCGAGAGCAACGGCGTCTGTGCGGGAATCATCCCCGACGTGTTCCATCTCGATGACCAGGACTACCTGCACATCCGGCAGGACGAGGTGACGCCGGCCAACCGGGACCGGATCCTCGAAGCCGTCCGCCAATGTCCCCGCCAGGCGATATCGATCACGGAGGATCCCGCATGA
- a CDS encoding NAD(P)H-dependent amine dehydrogenase family protein codes for MKPYRVVQWTTGNVGKSSVKAVAAHPDLELVGCYAWSPDKAGRDVGELCGIEPTGVTATNDVAALLAQKPDCVVYNPMWIDVDEVVRILEAGVNVVATASFITGHNLGRDRERITEACRVGGSTMFGSGVSPGFAELLAIVGAMACDRVDKVTVSEAADTTFYDSPATEIPCGFGMPIDSPDLPPMAAAGTAIFGEAVRLLADSLGVELDDVRCEAEYAQTTADLDLGSWTIEKGCVAGVAASWQGVVAGKTVIELKVRWRKGQSLEPDWELDADAWTITIDGRPTVTMKVGFLPPPDFQATTMAEFMTLGHIMTAMPAINAIPAVVAAAPGIATYNDLPLTLPRMKGLA; via the coding sequence ATGAAGCCCTATCGCGTCGTTCAATGGACGACCGGCAATGTCGGCAAGAGCTCGGTCAAAGCCGTTGCCGCACATCCAGACCTGGAACTCGTCGGATGCTACGCCTGGTCACCGGACAAGGCCGGCCGGGATGTCGGCGAGCTGTGCGGGATCGAGCCCACCGGGGTGACCGCCACCAATGATGTCGCAGCACTGCTGGCACAGAAGCCGGATTGCGTGGTGTACAACCCGATGTGGATCGACGTCGACGAAGTCGTGCGCATCCTGGAAGCCGGCGTCAATGTCGTTGCGACAGCCTCTTTCATCACCGGACACAACCTGGGCCGCGACCGGGAGCGCATCACCGAGGCATGCCGCGTCGGCGGCTCGACCATGTTCGGCTCCGGGGTCAGCCCGGGTTTCGCCGAGCTGCTGGCAATCGTCGGCGCGATGGCGTGCGACCGGGTGGACAAGGTGACGGTCTCCGAGGCCGCCGACACCACCTTCTACGACTCACCCGCCACCGAAATCCCCTGTGGCTTCGGCATGCCCATCGATTCACCGGACCTGCCGCCGATGGCCGCCGCGGGCACCGCGATCTTCGGTGAGGCGGTTCGGTTACTGGCCGACTCGCTGGGCGTCGAACTCGACGACGTGCGGTGCGAAGCCGAATACGCCCAGACGACCGCAGACCTCGATCTCGGCTCGTGGACCATCGAGAAGGGCTGCGTCGCGGGCGTCGCCGCGAGCTGGCAAGGTGTGGTCGCCGGTAAGACGGTCATCGAGCTCAAGGTGCGGTGGCGCAAAGGCCAGTCACTCGAGCCCGATTGGGAGCTCGACGCCGACGCATGGACCATCACCATCGACGGGCGACCGACGGTCACCATGAAGGTCGGCTTCCTGCCGCCGCCGGACTTCCAGGCGACGACGATGGCGGAATTCATGACCCTGGGCCACATCATGACGGCGATGCCCGCCATCAACGCGATCCCGGCCGTCGTCGCGGCCGCACCCGGCATCGCCACCTACAACGACCTGCCACTGACCCTACCGCGCATGAAAGGCCTTGCATGA
- a CDS encoding SDR family NAD(P)-dependent oxidoreductase: MKEGFENRVALITGAGSGIGRATALAFAKAGARVVATDINGDAAHETAESIGDAAIAVASDISDEESVARAVTAALDTYGHIDVLSNNAGVIDSMALPADTTLAEWDRVIRINLTGTFIVTHAVLPHMLGQRRGVIVNTGSAAGVRGGSAGAAYTASKHGVIGLTRNIAWSYAKDGIRCNAILPGPTLTGITGSISGFNETGQARLTPIISAAPDIALPEQMADVIVFLASDAAAFVNGAIVAADGGWSAG; this comes from the coding sequence ATGAAAGAAGGATTCGAGAATCGGGTCGCCCTGATCACCGGGGCCGGCTCGGGCATCGGACGCGCCACCGCCCTGGCATTCGCCAAGGCGGGCGCCCGCGTCGTCGCCACCGACATCAACGGCGACGCGGCCCACGAAACCGCAGAATCGATCGGCGACGCCGCCATTGCCGTCGCCTCCGATATCTCTGACGAGGAGTCCGTCGCGCGGGCCGTGACTGCCGCCCTCGACACCTACGGCCATATCGACGTGCTGTCCAACAACGCCGGCGTCATCGACTCCATGGCGCTACCGGCCGATACCACGCTCGCCGAATGGGACCGGGTCATCCGGATCAATCTGACCGGCACGTTCATCGTGACGCACGCGGTGCTCCCCCACATGCTCGGCCAACGGCGCGGCGTCATCGTCAACACCGGCTCGGCCGCCGGAGTGCGGGGTGGATCAGCGGGCGCCGCGTACACCGCCTCCAAGCACGGCGTCATCGGCCTGACCCGTAACATCGCCTGGTCCTACGCCAAGGACGGGATTCGGTGCAACGCCATCCTGCCCGGTCCCACGCTCACCGGAATCACCGGCAGTATCAGCGGATTCAACGAGACGGGTCAGGCGCGCCTGACGCCGATCATCTCAGCGGCCCCGGATATCGCGCTGCCCGAGCAGATGGCCGACGTGATCGTCTTCCTGGCTTCCGATGCCGCCGCATTCGTCAACGGCGCGATCGTGGCGGCCGACGGAGGGTGGTCGGCGGGCTGA
- a CDS encoding DUF1330 domain-containing protein: protein MAKGYVILTEDVKDPAGMAEYAKLAGKAMSSATIVSVDQNPQVLEGSWHGNQTVVLEFESVDAARAWYESDAYQAAAKVRQSAADCNAVILSGFGA from the coding sequence GTGGCAAAGGGATATGTGATCCTCACCGAGGACGTCAAGGACCCGGCCGGCATGGCTGAGTACGCCAAGCTGGCCGGCAAGGCGATGTCGTCCGCCACGATCGTGTCGGTGGACCAGAACCCCCAGGTGCTCGAGGGCAGCTGGCACGGCAACCAGACCGTCGTGCTGGAGTTCGAATCGGTGGACGCCGCGCGCGCCTGGTACGAATCCGACGCGTACCAGGCGGCCGCGAAAGTCCGGCAGTCTGCCGCGGACTGCAACGCCGTGATCCTGTCGGGCTTCGGGGCCTGA
- a CDS encoding ferredoxin, translating into MKVVVDEDRCRGHGMCLTLCPDVFSMTDDGYAVADPSEVAADLVVAVRDAMANCPEQAIVETND; encoded by the coding sequence ATGAAGGTTGTCGTCGACGAGGACCGGTGCCGTGGCCACGGCATGTGCCTGACGTTGTGCCCCGACGTCTTCAGCATGACCGACGACGGTTATGCGGTCGCCGACCCTTCGGAGGTGGCGGCTGATCTCGTCGTTGCGGTTCGCGATGCCATGGCGAACTGTCCCGAACAAGCAATCGTCGAAACCAACGACTAG
- a CDS encoding cytochrome P450, which translates to MSEDLSAVDFFRDDRLTDDPYPFYEALRNKCPVAREEHYGVTMVTGWQEAVDVYNDADTFSSCISVTGPFPGFPVPLDGDDVSELIEKHRDEIPYSDQLPTLDPPTHTNHRALLMRLITPKRLKENEDAMWRIADDMLGEFLAPGEGEFIKGFAGPFTLRVIADLLGVPDEDCPELLERLAKGTHGGGLGSTDEKTLSKTPFEYLYEAFAVYVEDRRREPRDDVLTGLATATFPDGTMPTVDDVVRVATNVFSAGQETTVRLLSTALKVIGEQPDIQSKLRADRSLLPNFIEECLRIESPVKGDFRLSRVPTTIGDEVIGAGCTLMVINGAANRDPRRFEDPDTFDAERKNARQHLAFGRGIHSCPGAPLARAETRVALERLLDRTSDIRISEAHHGPAGNRRYQYIPTYILRGIIDLHLEFDPAGSAS; encoded by the coding sequence GTGTCGGAAGACCTCAGCGCGGTCGATTTCTTCCGGGATGATCGGCTGACCGACGACCCGTACCCGTTTTACGAGGCGCTGCGCAACAAGTGCCCGGTGGCGCGCGAAGAGCACTACGGCGTCACGATGGTCACCGGCTGGCAGGAAGCGGTCGACGTCTACAACGACGCTGACACGTTCTCGTCATGCATCTCGGTGACAGGCCCGTTCCCGGGCTTCCCGGTGCCGCTGGACGGCGACGACGTCAGCGAGCTCATCGAGAAGCACCGCGACGAGATTCCGTACAGCGACCAGCTGCCCACCCTGGACCCGCCGACGCACACCAATCACCGCGCCCTGCTGATGCGGCTGATCACGCCCAAGCGCCTCAAGGAGAACGAGGACGCGATGTGGCGGATCGCCGACGACATGCTCGGGGAGTTCCTGGCTCCCGGCGAGGGTGAGTTCATCAAGGGTTTCGCCGGGCCGTTCACCCTGCGCGTCATCGCGGACCTGCTCGGTGTACCCGACGAGGATTGCCCCGAACTGCTCGAGCGGCTCGCGAAGGGCACCCACGGCGGTGGACTCGGCAGCACCGACGAAAAGACGCTCTCAAAAACACCTTTCGAGTACCTCTACGAGGCCTTCGCGGTGTATGTGGAGGATCGCCGCCGCGAACCGCGCGATGATGTGCTGACCGGTCTGGCCACCGCGACGTTCCCCGACGGGACCATGCCGACGGTCGACGACGTGGTGCGGGTGGCCACGAACGTCTTCTCGGCCGGGCAGGAGACCACGGTCCGGCTGCTCAGTACGGCGCTGAAGGTGATCGGTGAGCAACCCGACATCCAGTCCAAGCTCCGCGCGGATCGCAGTCTACTGCCGAACTTCATCGAAGAATGCCTGCGTATCGAGAGCCCGGTGAAGGGCGACTTCCGGCTCTCTCGCGTGCCGACCACCATCGGTGACGAGGTGATCGGCGCGGGCTGCACGCTCATGGTGATCAACGGTGCGGCCAACCGTGATCCGCGTCGCTTCGAGGATCCCGACACGTTCGACGCCGAGCGCAAGAACGCCCGGCAGCACCTGGCGTTCGGGCGCGGCATCCACAGCTGCCCGGGCGCCCCATTGGCGCGGGCCGAGACGCGTGTGGCATTGGAGCGGCTCCTGGACCGAACCTCCGACATCCGGATCTCCGAGGCGCACCACGGGCCCGCGGGAAACCGCCGGTACCAATACATTCCGACGTACATCCTGCGTGGCATCATCGATCTGCACCTCGAATTCGATCCTGCGGGGAGCGCGTCATGA
- a CDS encoding TauD/TfdA dioxygenase family protein, protein MSLLTLNKLTSSVGAEVVGVDAGRLVADDALAAAVLDALEDNGVLVFPGLHLDPDEQVAFSRRLGAVDHSSDGHHPVAGIYPITLDTSKNASAAYLRATFDWHIDGCTPIEDTYPQKATVLSAVAVAASGGETEFANSYDAYDELSAVEQERYGQMRVVHSLEASQRRVTPDPSPEQLAVWRSRRTHEHPLVWTHLSGRRSLVLGASADHIVGMDRDEGRALLAELLERATVAEKVYSHTWSVGDTVIWDNRGVLHRAAPYAADSPREMLRTTVLGDEPIQ, encoded by the coding sequence GTGAGTCTGCTGACGCTCAACAAGTTGACGTCGTCGGTCGGCGCCGAAGTGGTCGGCGTCGATGCGGGGCGACTGGTCGCCGATGATGCCCTGGCCGCGGCAGTGCTCGATGCCTTGGAGGACAACGGCGTACTGGTCTTTCCCGGTCTGCACCTCGATCCGGACGAGCAGGTCGCGTTCAGTCGCAGACTCGGCGCTGTCGATCACTCATCGGACGGCCACCACCCGGTCGCGGGAATCTATCCGATCACTCTCGACACGTCCAAGAACGCCTCGGCGGCCTATCTCCGCGCGACGTTCGACTGGCACATCGACGGCTGCACCCCTATCGAGGACACCTATCCGCAGAAGGCGACCGTGCTCTCGGCCGTCGCGGTGGCGGCGAGCGGCGGCGAGACCGAGTTCGCCAATTCCTATGACGCATATGACGAGTTGAGCGCCGTTGAACAGGAGCGCTACGGGCAGATGCGGGTGGTGCACTCGCTTGAGGCATCGCAGCGCCGGGTCACTCCCGACCCGTCGCCAGAGCAGTTGGCGGTGTGGCGGTCGCGGCGGACACACGAGCACCCGTTGGTCTGGACGCATCTCAGCGGCCGCAGGTCGCTGGTCCTCGGCGCGTCCGCGGACCACATCGTCGGCATGGACCGGGACGAGGGACGCGCACTGCTCGCCGAACTGCTGGAGCGAGCCACGGTTGCCGAGAAGGTGTACAGCCATACGTGGTCGGTGGGGGACACCGTCATCTGGGACAACCGCGGCGTGCTGCACCGCGCCGCCCCTTACGCCGCCGACTCGCCGCGAGAGATGCTGCGCACCACCGTCCTCGGCGACGAACCGATCCAATGA